From the genome of Leishmania panamensis strain MHOM/PA/94/PSC-1 chromosome 4 sequence, one region includes:
- a CDS encoding hypothetical protein (TriTrypDB/GeneDB-style sysID: LpmP.04.0340), with protein sequence MLAVCLAAAVCLAASVASAGILFAPSDATLPLTSFDQLQAICTAAQPGSTPVAMYATTMTSLVASLMQDKKVTQAYVSAYLNADRKWLWYIYEAGQVIETLVNSSQWASGNPTGAYTTYRYAAYSTQDRGLISSTGYDNYPVICNYEDRISYSPPEKKFPWWAILILVLSVAAVIMIFIVYCCCCKKKQYDDADEDSELATRSGSFRSRGSSHAGSSKSDGSSSFASSRRSSFSESESQCDGSSFASSSRRTSYSDSTRS encoded by the coding sequence ATGCTGGCGGTGTGCTTGGCAGCGGCCGTATGTCTTGCTGCCAGCGTTGCGTCTGCTGGTATACTGTTTGCCCCTAGTGACGCGACGCTTCCCCTTACTAGCTTCGATCAGCTTCAGGCAATCTGCACGGCGGCACAACCTGGCAGTACCCCAGTCGCCATGTACGCAACAACCATGACGAGTCTTGTTGCGAGCCTCATGCAGGACAAGAAGGTGACCCAGGCGTACGTGAGTGCGTACCTGAACGCCGACCGGAAGTGGCTATGGTACATCTACGAGGCCGGCCAAGTGATCGAAACGCTTGTGAACAGCAGCCAATGGGCAAGCGGAAATCCAACAGGGGCGTACACCACCTACAGGTACGCGGCCTACAGCACCCAGGACAGAGGCCTCATCAGCTCAACGGGCTACGACAACTACCCGGTCATCTGCAACTACGAGGACAGAATAAGCTACAGTCCACCAGAAAAGAAGTTCCCCTGGTGGGCCATTCTCATCCTTGTGCTATCGGTGGCCGCCGTCATCATGATTTTCATTGTctattgctgctgctgcaagaaGAAGCAGTACGACGACGCAGACGAGGACAGCGAATTAGCGACTCGCAGTGGCTCCTTCAGGAGTCGTGGCTCCAGCCACGCGGGTAGTAGCAAGTCTGATGGCAGCTcgtccttcgcctcctcgcgccgctcctccttcTCGGAATCGGAGAGTCAGTGCGACGGCTCGTCTTTTGCTTCTAGCAGCCGAAGAACCAGCTACTCCGACAGCACTCGGTCGTGA
- a CDS encoding hypothetical protein (TriTrypDB/GeneDB-style sysID: LpmP.04.0320), whose product MAHVIPKALHKRIKGTNVEVRKEVTDDNTDAQSALLYSIHADDETELRWLHNTLRPERNLVHPSDAFLRGIKTLHPAAIFNTFDVKKAKLRRLTKHERDKATAMKRRKEEVAPTAAYKAAVNPHKTPRTGGAAPADEVRVLSRGMNKSQKARSRRRAAHKSGKVAEAPKTFFTKWKKRKQEKIGRGL is encoded by the coding sequence ATGGCCCACGTTATACCCAAGGCGCTCCACAAGCGTATCAAGGGCACCAATGTGGAGGTGCGCAAGGAGGTGACGGACGACAACACCGACGCACAGTCGGCCCTCCTCTACTCGATCCACGCTGATGATGAAACAGAGCTGCGGTGGCTCCACAACACGCTGCGGCCGGAGCGTAACCTAGTCCACCCATCCGACGCCTTTCTGCGCGGCATCAAGACACTGCACCCAGCCGCCATTTTCAACACGTTTGATGTGAAGAAGGCGAAACTGCGGCGACTCACGAAGCACGAGAGGGACAAGGCGACCGCCATGAAGCGccgcaaggaggaggtggcccccaccgctgcctACAAGGCCGCCGTCAACCCTCACAAGACCCCACGCaccggcggagctgcgccagccgacgaggtgcgcgtgctgtCGCGGGGCATGAACAAGTCACAGAAagcgcgcagccgcagacggGCCGCCCATAAGTCTGGTAAGGTGGCCGAGGCCCCAAAGACCTTCTTCACCAAATggaagaagcgcaagcaGGAAAAGATCGGCCGGGGTCTGTGa
- a CDS encoding anaphase promoting complex, subunit 10-like protein (TriTrypDB/GeneDB-style sysID: LpmP.04.0350) — MEDSGDYDRESSVEELTQSQESEPVVSSASALPDTSSSTGAAVPSFQVLSAPQLAQWARAHNQMDVGGSGNTVWTVSSAKHGNGVRHLMQHHDLNNFWQSDGVLPHVIRIQLGQLTPIEAMAVYVNSAVDQSYSPRVIRVKAGTHSGDMTEVAKVDIGAGQECGWVLIKLGEAAGDTSEDLGGGENDGGGGGGGVGRSGGAAKRQRQQAGSTRSRGPWGAASPSPSPIPYSKVAAALRHGNHAASSSAGTQTPAAIQMIAHNTSHPADRWLWCTVIDVCICENQFNGRDCHLRGIRLMGPRYEELERVSNADAADMVTCAGPLRGGELLEGTADELQLR; from the coding sequence ATGGAGGACAGCGGCGACTACGACCGCGAGAGCAGCGTTGAGGAGCTCACGCAATCGCAGGAGAGTGAGCCGGTggtctcctccgcctctgccttgcCAGACACCTCGTCGTCAaccggcgctgccgtgccaTCTTTTCAGGTCCTAAGCGCCCCACAGCTTGCGCAGTGGGCTCGCGCGCACAATCAGATGGACGTTGGCGGTTCCGGCAACACTGTCTGGACAGTGAGCAGCGCGAAGCACGGCAACGGTGTTCGCCACTTGATGCAGCACCACGACCTCAACAACTTCTGGCAGTCCGACGGGGTGCTGCCGCACGTGATTCGCATCCAGCTCGGCCAGCTTACCCCCATCGAGGCCATGGCGGTGTACGTGAACAGCGCTGTCGATCAGAGCTACTCTCCGCGAGTGATTCGGGTAAAAGCGGGGACGCACAGCGGCGACATGACAGAGGTCGCTAAGGTGGACATCGGCGCCGGTCAGGAGTGCGGCTGGGTGCTGATAAAGctcggcgaggcggcaggaGACACCAGCGAGGATCTAGGAGGCGGTGAAaacgatggtggtggtggtggtggtggtgtggggaggagcggcggcgcggcgaagaggcagcgccagcaaGCCGGCAGCACACGGAGCCGGGGCCCCTGGGgtgccgcctcgccgtccCCGTCGCCCATACCGTATAGCAAGGTAGCCGCAGCTCTGAGGCACGGCAATCACgcggcctcctccagcgccggAACGCAAACACCCGCTGCGATTCAGATGATCGCGCACAACACCAGCCACCCCGCCGACCGTTGGCTGTGGTGCACAGTGATCGATGTTTGCATCTGCGAAAATCAGTTCAATGGGCGTGACTGCCACCTGCGAGGGATTCGGCTCATGGGGCCTCGCTACGAGGAGTTGGAGCGGGTAAGCAACGCAGACGCAGCGGACATGGTGACGTGCGCAGGGCCGCTGCGAGGTGGCGAACTGCTGGAAGGCACCGCagatgagctgcagctgcgataA
- a CDS encoding hypothetical protein (TriTrypDB/GeneDB-style sysID: LpmP.04.0330), which produces MRRVLHAAALPSRAPLTPRQYKSYVLKYLRGQLPHDLKDCAGALGCLYGTLPDVDEYRQFVVPLQVLQQYHQLGYAKLPRSVLDPPQVDILADEVNQLANNVEHHPKSEHLYATSLADLTSGPLFYCQGQWRCAWGMHDLVYLPTLTVAASQALGNRLVRLWYDEVFMKEPRTGPCVPWQQNYVRWQHTTPVNHVSIMVALDTLNKDRGAPCLIPGSHRWREGQLLPPVPYDPTQSEAQQLNTIWDITTDDEQEMLADTPPVTVDLRRGEALLIHPKTLFATHGNRSLDTARCCCVHYMGEETHAVQDGPLLPHTTRFRAGARVSGPFFPIVFDPAMTEDLLMLNCDAGGATA; this is translated from the coding sequence ATGCGACGCGTGTtgcacgcggcggcgctgccgagcCGCGCGCCTCTCACTCCCAGACAGTACAAGTCGTACGTGCTGAAGTACTTGCGCGGCCAGTTGCCCCACGACCTTAAAGACTGCGCGGGTGCACTCGGCTGCTTGTACGGCACGTTGCCCGACGTGGACGAATACAGGCAATTTGTGGTGCCGCTTCAGGTGCTCCAGCAGTACCATCAGTTGGGGTACGCTAAGCTGCCGCGTTCGGTGCTAGACCCACCACAGGTAGACATCCTCGCGGACGAGGTGAACCAGCTCGCCAACAACGTAGAGCATCACCCCAAGTCGGAGCACCTCTACGCCACCTCGCTCGCCGATTTGACCAGCGGTCCGCTTTTCTACTGCCAGGgccagtggcggtgcgcttGGGGGATGCACGACCTCGTGTACCTGCCGACGCTGACCGTCGCTGCGTCGCAGGCGCTCGGCAATCGCCTCGTGCGGCTCTGGTATGACGAGGTCTTCATGAAGGAGCCCCGCACTGGCCCGTGCGTGCCGTGGCAGCAGAACTACGTGCGTTGGCAGCACACGACACCGGTGAACCACGTTAGCATCATGGTCGCGCTCGACACCCTCAACAAAGACCGCGGGGCACCTTGTTTGATTCCCGgcagccaccgctggcgcgagggccagctgctgccgccggtgccgtACGATCCCACGCAGagtgaggcgcagcagctgaacaCGATTTGGGACATCACCACCGATGACGAGCAGGAGATGCTCGCCGACACGCCGCCCGTCACAGTAGACCTGCGCCGCGGTGAGGCGCTACTGATTCATCCAAAGACGCTCTTCGCAACTCATGGCAACCGCTCCCTTGACacggcgcggtgctgctgcgtgcatTACATGGGCGAAGAGACGCATGCAGTGCAGGACGGCCCGTTGCTGCCGCACACTACCCGCTTCCGCGCCGGCGCGCGTGTCAGCGGCCCGTTCTTCCCCATCGTCTTTGACCCGGCTATGACGGAGGACCTTCTGATGCTGAACTGCGACGcgggcggcgccaccgcctga
- a CDS encoding hypothetical protein (TriTrypDB/GeneDB-style sysID: LpmP.04.0360), producing MHMDSRHEAAVTVAMPWLHPLTNAMVSSPTSATMATSVPVFGGNLPAAASSSSGCRQKRMLRSRFSKPCPSPPPSASYTSQQQQQRQRQRQRQRQKDLHYHGGGGGRRDAQLKRFTEPSASEAAMSTSKVAPQRPCREGRSSRNNGGGGGGGGGVAAGVFTEETAAQNAVDPHAQLTKSSTAGCTTTANNDDTEADSSSSSLLPPQQQGQRQQQPNRLNRTRGKRDSNLRAARGWASTQLWEEVEQKQQQERKQRRQLQSRQDRRRMAARGREGSVETGATKHNAANEEGEVVGNVQGAAAASEMVAAIVMCKPRNDCRLSSLPATGTRRVTRQSEKNPTATPSRRPAATEGGARSRHRRRLSPAHPVASSPAVSRESSINDAVGDAAADEELQPSPTTSHAAHGDDATAPEDASRPFLHATNRQSRKQRRTLTTVQQHPSGLGVTTVMAPVTAFGVHPPPPLFIPQDPIIVAQQVSHTTHAVVAESALPALPPRVMRLPEFSSANGSVMDPCVVAAVLPMSAGSAAHAVKPAVLHCGWVNDTTAAFTSGPPAVDLSHPLPPQQQSEEDKQLSRRGLRLGAVPFYPATTARLSLATTLAAGTNPGDTPVALLATAVPSPQSLLESHSMSPPSIQPDSSPLGDSMANRSGSRTWGLMTRQSTFATASGTTAGTPWTLTVPAPSFSSPPPSIGRDDTDGDVPCSSTPSVPLKSPARGLATTASNAEPQSVTVDRPAMRRRALMVTNTATGARVSPVAVTTPSGSPTALWNGGGGSGNGPQARTSKQGSGVSSLSAGAATTSPSGAGYYTGVHSGTTTHCVTVQEFPQAPYPAVNRTTEPHQPQQHPMRSPGLLTESDLDFVQHNRVAVSDVVAKDEGTLVDTLFADVNMIEDDESEVDGDDVLSSYGGERWCMQPVLSSEASCDGSPLAVSSPDALTPHSMNQQLQHFPRSISAGARILGKEAGGQVFGGGYWYPSSPWTSADAAGRGNGSGGAGIASYRVGAGDVKASGAVAWRELSTPPLRHRGFSASCASVSSTMSLIDPKQPQAEAAVYDTMGEDNEWEMNSSAYADSLDEAQIQWIEEQLRATENPAGYF from the coding sequence atgCACATGGACTCGCGGCACGAAGCTGCCGTCACTGTTGCGATGCCGTGGCTGCACCCCTTAACCAACGCCATGGTCAGCTCGCCTACCTCAGCCACTATGGCGACCTCAGTGCCTGTGTTTGGAGGCAACTTACCGGCGGccgcatcctcctcgtctggGTGCCGACAGAAACGAATGCTGCGCAGCCGTTTCAGCAAACCCTGTccttcaccgccgccctccGCGTCCTACacatcacagcagcagcagcagcggcagcggcagaggcagaggcagaggcagaaaGACCTTCATTatcacggcggcggcggcggtcggcGAGACGCGCAACTGAAACGGTTTACCGAGCCAAGTGCATCTGAAGCAGCGATGTCAACATCAAAGGTGGCACCTCAGCGTCCTTGTCGTGAGGGTCGCAGTAGCAGGAacaacggtggtggtggtggtggtggcggtggcgttgcCGCAGGAGTGTTCACAGAAGAGACCGCAGCGCAGAACGCAGTCGACCCACATGCGCAGCTCACCAAGTCATCAACTGCAGgttgcaccaccactgctaACAATGACGACACCGAAGCGgactcttcttcctcctcgcttctgccgccccagcagcagggccagcgacaacaacaaccgaATCGCCTTAACCGCACGAGGGGCAAGCGCGACTCCAACCTGCGCGCAGCACGAGGCTGGGCGAGCACGCAACTATGGGAGGAAGTAGAGcaaaaacagcagcaggagcggaagcagcgcaggcaGCTGCAGTCACGACAGGATCGTCGCCGCATGGCTGcgcgaggaagggagggctCAGTTGAGACGGGCGCTACCAAGCACAATGCAGCTAACGAAGAGGGTGAAGTGGTGGGCAACGTGCagggtgcagctgccgcctcggAAATGGTGGCGGCAATCGTTATGTGTAAACCACGTAACGATTGTCGGCTCTCTTCGCTGCCTGCCACTGGCACGCGACGAGTCACACGCCAATCCGAAAAGAACCCGACAGCGACGCCATCACGGCGGCCTGCAGCCACGGAGGGCGGCGCTCGCTCTCGACATCGTCGGCGCCTCAGTCCAGCACACCCGGTGGCGTCGTCGCCGGCGGTGTCGCGGGAAAGCTCCATCAACGATGCggtcggcgacgccgctgctgatgaaGAGCTGCAGCCCTCGCCAACAACATCGCACGCAGCACATGGCGACGACGCGACCGCTCCAGAGGATGCCTCGCGCCCGTTTCTCCATGCGACCAACAGGCAGTCTCGGAAGCAAAGGCGTACGCTAACcactgtgcagcagcacccatcAGGGCTCGGTGTCACAACGGTGATGGCCCCGGTCACCGCCTTCGGCGTAcatccgccgccgccactcttCATACCGCAGGACCCCATCATCGTGGCCCAGCAGGTGAGTCACACCACCcacgccgtcgtcgccgagTCTGCACTTCCCGCCCTACCACCGAGGGTGATGAGGCTCCCCGAATTCTCTTCGGCGAACGGGTCTGTCATGGATCCGTGTGTGGTGGCAGCCGTCCTTCCCATGTCAGCAGGCTCAGCAGCCCATGCTGTCAAgcctgcggtgctgcactgcggctggGTGAATGACACAACGGCTGCATTCACTTCCGGTCCTCCAGCTGTGGACCTGTCGCatccgctgccaccgcagcagcagtctgAGGAAGATAAGCAGCTCAGCCGTCGCGGTTTGCGCCTTGGCGCTGTCCCCTTCTACCCTGCAACCACCGCAAGGCTGAGCCTCGCCACGACCTTAGCAGCAGGCACCAACCCTGGTGACACGCCAGTTGCATTGCTCGCAACCGCCGTACCTAGCCCACAGTCATTACTGGAGAGCCACAGCATGTCGCCGCCGTCAATCCAGCCGGATTCTTCGCCGCTTGGGGACAGCATGGCCAACCGCAGTGGAAGCCGCACCTGGGGCCTCATGACCAGACAGAGCACCTTCGCGACGGCGTCGGGTACAACAGCGGGTACACCGTGGACGCTCACAGTacccgccccctccttctcctcgccGCCCCCATCGATAGGGCGAGATGACACAGACGGGGACGTCccttgcagcagcacaccttcGGTGCCCCTCAAATCGCCGGCCCGTGGActcgccaccactgcgagCAACGCAGAGCCGCAGAGCGTCACGGTGGATCGCCCTGCCATGCGGCGCAGGGCGCTGATGGTGACAAATACAGCCACTGGCGCGCGCGTGTCGCCAGTGGCTGTGACGACACCGTCCGGCTCGCCGACTGCACTGTggaacggcggcggcggcagcggtaaCGGGCCACAGGCGCGAACGAGTAAGCAAGGCAGTGGCGTAagctctctctccgctggcgccgccaccacttcCCCTAGTGGTGCCGGCTATTACACTGGCGTTCATTCGGGCACCACAACCCATTGCGTCACTGTACAGGAGTTCCCCCAGGCCCCGTACCCGGCCGTGAACCGCACTACAGAACCTCATCAGCCACAACAGCACCCCATGCGCAGCCCAGGATTACTGACTGAGAGCGATCTGGACTTCGTCCAGCACAATCGTGTGGCAGTGTCCGACGTGGTCGCCAAGGATGAGGGCACGCTCGTCGACACGCTCTTTGCCGACGTCAACATGATCGAAGACGACGAGAGTGAGGTGGACGGCGACGATGTGCTCAGCAGCTATGGTGGTGAACGCTGGTGCATGCAGCCCGTGCTGTCGTCCGAAGCTTCCTGTGACGGCTCGCCACTTGCTGTCTCGTCGCCTGATGCCCTCACCCCGCACTCGATGaaccagcagctgcagcacttcCCCAGGTCCATCTCTGCCGGGGCACGGATACTCGGCAAGGAAGCCGGCGGGCAGGTCTTCGGTGGTGGGTACTGGTATCCCTCGAGTCCCTGGACCAGCGCGGACGCGGCTGGCCGAGGtaacggcagcggtggtgctggcaTAGCCTCGTACCGTGTTGGTGCCGGCGATGTCAAGGCCAGTGGTGCAGTGGCGTGGCGTGAGTTATCCACCCCACCGCTCCGACATCGGGGCTTCTCtgcgagctgcgcgagcgtTTCGTCGACCATGTCGCTCATCGACCCGAAGCAGCCACAGGCCGAGGCCGCCGTGTACGACACGATGGGCGAGGACAATGAGTGGGAGatgaacagcagcgcctaTGCCGACAGCCTCGATGAGGCGCAGATCCAGTGGATAGAAGAGCAGCTCAGGGCGACGGAGAACCCGGCCGGGTACTTCTAA
- a CDS encoding hypothetical protein (TriTrypDB/GeneDB-style sysID: LpmP.04.0370): MAEPLTRKRTESLSKIYSKKPISEGYALWDRDYLLAAMRVFTFKAEGAPPFVLAPYLDSVAEITLQMHDLEDAAEQFAIAAGKYQLIDQKVLADLMRFKVTEVSSSAEIALEQVQAYLAAQDPQANGGGETSTAQTKSALARVYAYLADLLLGSLDEEKPDEAVLAQALTAAELAVRLGWDRDHCGWLIVGDVHAASGNYKKAKEAYGKALQRCPHYAKALERQTGVLQQLVRAAEECGDDASKAALNKELLSLLDRSIEVHPLANTFREKAFLLSEMEGDDAALAFVAETLEHPPQEEIEVIGSSAKETTSTLLKAKAAILADGNQLDAALEAATKALEVNPNDDEARSIICDLHESMA, from the coding sequence ATGGCGGAGCCGCTGACACGGAAGCGAACCGAATCGCTGTCTAAAATTTACTCCAAGAAGCCCATCAGCGAAGGCTACGCCCTGTGGGACCGCGACtacctcctcgccgccatGCGTGTCTTCACGTTTAAGGCGGAGGGAGCGCCGCCGTTTGTGCTCGCCCCCTATCTCGACTCCGTGGCCGAGATTACGCTGCAGATGCATGACCTCGAAGACGCCGCGGAGCAGTTCGCGATTGCCGCCGGCAAGTACCAGCTGATTGACCAGAAAGTGCTGGCAGATCTCATGCGCTTCAAGGTGACGGAGGTGTCGAGCAGCGCCGAGATCGCGCTCGAGCAGGTGCAGGCATACCTCGCAGCGCAGGATCCGCAGGccaacggtggcggcgaaACTTCGACGGCGCAGACCAAGTCCGCCTTAGCGCGTGTCTACGCGTACCTGGCGGACCTCCTGCTGGGGTCTCTGGATGAGGAGAAGCCCGACGAGGCGGTGCTAGCGCAGGCACtcacggcggcggagctcGCCGTTCGGCTCGGCTGGGACCGAGATCACTGTGGTTGGCTAATCGTCGGCGACGTACACGCCGCCAGTGGCAACTACAAGAAGGCAAAAGAGGCGTACGGCAAGGCGCTCCAGAGGTGCCCGCACTACGCAAAGGCGCTGGAGCGGCAGACCGGCGTGTTGCAGCAGCTTGTCCGTGCCGCTGAGGAGTGTGGTGACGACGCCAGCAAGGCCGCCCTCAATAAGGAACTCTTATCGCTGTTGGACCGCAGTATCGAGGTACACCCACTGGCGAACACGTTCCGCGAGAAAGCGTTCTTACTGAGTGAGATGGAAGGGGAtgatgcagcgctggccTTTGTCGCCGAGACCCTCGAGCACCCGCCACAGGAAGAGATTGAGGTGATTGGTAGCTCGGCGAAGGAGACGacgtcgacgctgctgaaggCGAAGGCAGCAATTCTAGCAGATGGCAACCAGCTGGACGCGGCGCTCGAGGCGGCGACCAAGGCTCTAGAGGTCAACCcgaacgacgacgaggccagGTCGATTATTTGCGACCTACACGAGTCGATGGCATAG